The Camelina sativa cultivar DH55 chromosome 16, Cs, whole genome shotgun sequence sequence AGGAGGGTTAAAAGTATTATAGGACAGAACAAAGGTAGCTTTGTCTTAGAACTGCAACAAAGATCTATGGAGTTTAGTTCAGTTATTCAAAAGCATCAGAATATAAGGTAATTCTTTCGATGATACTGAACATATCTGTTCTCATCGATTTTGGATGAGAAGGTTCCATGGATCAATATCTACTAAATTATTCAACACAATCGATCTATATACATGCAGATCTACCTTGCTTGAAAGAATGCCTGTCCTTGATGAGGCAACATTTAGTGGAAGGAGAGCTGGTTCTTTACCTGCATCTGTGTCAACTTCCGGAAAATCTTCGTTTAGTATTCCGAATGGTGTTGCTAAAGCTCCTCTTGTTGATTTACTTGACCTGAGTTCTGATGATACTCCTGCACCAACCTCCTCTGGTGACAACTTTCTTCAAGATCTTCTTGGTGTTGATATAACGCAGCCTTCAGCACAACCTGGTTAGATTTCCAAACTTATACTATACCACTCCACCAgttggaacaaaaaaataacttaaagcATAGCATCTGTCGGGTCAGAGATCTGGTATGGCAACTGATAATGATAACCGTCTGTATAGCATATCTTCTTGGAGTCTTAGTTGGAACATAATTCATATACGTTTCTTTAGCCGATATATAGTGTTACGTTTTGTAAAATGATTGGGATGTTCAGTTGTGAAGTTGCATCTTAATGTCTAAATCTTTGAGCTTATTGTTTACCCCTGCGTCTATCAGTTTCAGGTATGCAACCATCGCAAGCTGGAGCGGATATTCTTTTGGATCTGTTGTCAATCGGAACTCCTTCCCCTGTGCAAAATGGCTCGACGAATGGAGACTTGTTATTTATGCAAGATAACAATGCTCCAATAGCATCCATGGATACAATTTCATCAACTTCTCCCACTGCGCCTTCTTCTATGATGGATTTATTGGACGGATTTGGCTCCACCCCACCAAAGAACGGTAAAGATACGATGTTAAGCATTGAAAAGTTACTGTGCACAATTTTCCCTCAGTTTCCGTGTTTTTAGAATGTGATGTTGGCATCTATTTCCTTCACAGAGGACAAGAGTCCAGCATATCCGTCCATTGTTGCTTTTGAAAGCAGCTCCTTGAAGATTGAGTTCAACTTCACAAAGAAACCAGAAAACCCTCAAACGACAAATATTGTGGGCAATTTCACAAATCTTTCTCCTAACGTGTACACAGATTTTCTATTCCAGGCTGCAGTTCCAAAGGTCAGGTctcaaacttgtttttttttgtgtgtgtgtgtgtgttataaGCCTTTCGCTTCATAGTTTACTCCAGaaaatatttccaaaacaaaaagctgCCATGGGCTTCACCGCCATGATAAATTGAAGCTTTAGACTTAAAGTTCATAACTTGGAACTGTTTTGGATTAAGATTCGTGTCTGTCTAAGTTTCCATGATATGATTTCTTAGTTTGATCTAAGATTTCGAAACGATCTGGTTTCTGAAGTTTTGTTGACGATGTTCTAGTATATTCCTAATATTGATAATCACACACATTGCAGTTTCTACAACTTCACCTGGATCCCGCTAGCAGCAACTCTCTTCCAGCCAACGGAAGCATCAAACAAACTATGAGAGTTACAAATAGCCAACAGGGAAAGGTATTATTCCCTTTATTCCTCTGACCAGATTTGTATAACATTTAGCACAACCCTCGATCTGCTGTGAAACCGAGACCGCCGAACTCTCAGAATAATTGCTGTTGTTTCACCGTTTCAGAAACCCATTGTGATGAGGATGAGGGTAGGTTACAAAATTAATGGCAAAGATGTATTGGAAGAAGgacaaatcaacaatttcccACGTGGGTTATGAGAATTTTTCAGGTATTCCaagattcatatacatattcCTAATTTTCTATATCATCACTTCCCATAGACTAAAACAAAGTTCGTCATAGAACGTTTGTGTGTGTATTCGTTGTGGCTTTGTGTGAAATTTGGGTTTAAAGAGATATCTTTTTGATGATAGTTTGACTTCGAGTTATGAGAATGTGTCTTGTCAAATGTTATTTTCTTCGCTGCTTCGACCTCTGTTTCATCATTATTAGTGGAACTTGtcatttagaaagaaaaaaatcacaaaaatgttTGGAGGGTTTGTTTcctttgtaatgattatgtcgAAATTGGGAATCTATGGATGAAGGTTTGAGTTTTGAATGAAATACAGTATGTAGTCCATACGTTCAtatgatttgatgttgttgtctAGATTAATTTGATTAGTGGATTTCTCATGTTAGCGAGGGATCATGGACTCATTTACTTAAGAGGATCATGGACTCATTTACTTAAGAGTCCTAAAATGAAAATACGTAAAGAAGACAATATGATACTTCTCATATTGTATCATGGACTCATTTACTTAAGAGTCCTAAAATGAAAATACGTAAAGAAGACAATATGATACTTCTCAGAAAACATTcataaatactaattttgcaTGGCAGTAATAAATAGTTGGTATTCAAAATTTGGAGAATTACCGTAGTGATAACTCTTAATTGAGATATTACCAAAACCATCTCCTTAGGTCCTTAGCATTTGACCTCAAATGTTTTTGGTGTTAATTAAGAAGATACTTCTATCGCTGGATCTTATAGGTTGGTTAGTGGAATCGTGGATTACGGACGAGAACCCGATAGTACTGCAAAATCGCCTGTGACCAAATTAACAGTATGTCTTTTATACAAATGTGTCGGCTGACCTCAATCGTCAAAGTTAAAAAGACGGGGTTGGGCACGAAACGTTTAACCACGACTGGTGGATGTAACGCTTGAATGGAACATAGACAATTTGCACGGTTTACTTTTTAAATCAgtatattacatttatatacTATAGTATAATATTATGATCTGTACAACCaagattgataaattaaaatcttatgAGATGCATTAAAAACCATAGTTACTTCTTGAGAAAAAAGGTTATATTTGGTTAATCAAGACACGAAattccttcattttttttctcttgctttGTAATAATCATACACTTTCTTTaacttctattttttaattaattgttaaaatattctaaatcCGTATAATAACtgaaaatcaaactcaaaataaatagatagacaaaagttttagttttcaaCAAATATTGTATGTGACGGATAGAGACGCCTACCTAAACCCCATATATACTATGCACACTGCTGTTTAGGTTGTGTTTACATTTACAATGCCGTCCCAACGTGCTATATTAGCCGACTAGCCCATTTTCTTGAACATTTACAACAATATGTAAATACCGCAATcatttgatttagttttctggtttataacataaacatattCACCAAACTAATAGCAATTTCATTTTCAAACACTAATTGTAGCTAtgctaaaacaaaacaaaataaaagaagtcCTTGATACCTTAAAAAATGTGTGGATTATATTTCTATACCTTAAATCAGATTAGTTTCTCCAGATTTTAAGTCTAATGATTTCTCTGAAATGGGGTTGaatgtaaaataatttgtatttctaaattttcttaCCTCTTAACTAATCAGCATACCATTTTCTCACGTTTTTGTGATAATTATAAGAGACTGGTTTCTTGACCAAATGAagtatgtaattatgtatacaAAACGAAGGGTGATGAAATAAAGTAGAAAAACCTCGGTTATAGTCTAACTAagtaaaacattataaattccATTCCAAGATAgaattatatgttttatagattatattacctttttcaatttataaattttacgtGATACTTTTGTTCAAGACATGGAATCTGCAAAATTTTAACACAAGTACCGTTAAAACAACGTAATATGTCACTATGTCAGAAACAAGACATACACACTGTTTCAATaccaatattattataaaaataatatttttatttattttttttttgccaacgaagagaaaaataaaatctaagaATTGATAATGTCAGACTACGAAAATTCTTAGTACAATTTATACTTATTGTacgaaaaagagagagagagaNNNNNNNNNNNNNNNNNNNNNNNNNNNNNNNNNNNNNNNNNNNNNNNNNNNNNNNNNNNNNNNNNNNNNNNNNNNNNNNNNNNNNNNNNNNNNNNNNNNNNNNNNNNNNNNNNNNNNNNNNNNNNNNNNNNNNNNNNNNNNNNNNNNNNNNNNNNNNNNNNNNNNNNNNNNNNNNNNNNNNNNNNNNNNNNNNNNNNNNNNNNNNNNNNNNNNNNNNNNNNNNNNNNNNNNNNNNNNNNNNNNNNNNNNNNNNNNNNNNNNNNNNNNNNNNNNNNNNNNNNNNNNNNNNNNNNNNNNNNNNNNNNNNNNNNNNNNNNNNNNNNNNNNNNNNNNNNNNNNNNNNNNNNNNNNNNNNNNNNNNNNNNNNNNNNNNNNNNNNNNNNNNNNNNNNNNNNNNNNNNNNNNNNNNNNNNNNNNNNNNNNNNNNNNNNNNNNNNNNNNNNNNNNNNNNNNNNNNNNNNNNNNNNNNNNNNNNNNNNNNNNNNNNNNNNNNNNNNNNNNNNNNNNNNNNNNNNNNNNNNNNNNNNNNNNNNNNNNNNNNNNNNNNNNNNNNNNNNNNNNNNNNNNNNNNNNNNNNNNNNNNNNNNNNNNNNNNNNNNNNNNNNNNNNNNNNNNNNNNNNNNNNNNNNNNNNNNNNNNNNNNNNNNNNNNNNNNNNNNNNNNNNNNNNNNNNNNNNNNNNNNNNNNNNNNNNNNNNNNNNNNNNNNNNNNNNNNNNNNNNNNNNNNNNNNNNNNNNNNNNNNNNNNNNNNNNNNNNNNNNNNNNNNNNNNNNNNNNNNNNNNNNNNNNNNNNNNNNNNNNNNNNNNNNNNNNNNNNNNNNNNNNNNNNNNNNNNNNNNNNNNNNNNNNNNNNNNNNNNNNNNNNNNNNNNNNNNNNNNNNNNNNNNNNNNNNNNNNNNNNNNNNNNNNNNNNNNNNNNNNNNNNNNNNNNNNNNNNNNNNNNNNNNNNNNNNNNNNNNNNNNNNNNNNNNNNNNNNNNNNNNNNNNNNNNNNNNNNNNNNNNNNNNNNNNNNNNNNNNNNNNNNNNNNNNNNNNNNNNNNNNNNNNNNNNNNNNNNNNNNNNNNNNNNNAATAATCCTCACTAAGAAACCCACCTATCTTATTCTCTCTATCGTAATTATTATTGTTGCAATTATTGCTATAGTTATAAATATCATTATTACTATTGTAATTATTATGGTTATGATTATTACTACCCTCACCCACCAAATCATTACGTTCAGCCCTAAACGAATCATTTTGATCTTCTTGACTCATTTCTTCTTTAGCACTGTGGTGAAACGGGAAGTATCCTGGCTGAGTCGCCGGAGGTACAACCGACGGGAGCTTAGAGAGAAGCGCCTCGAGGCTACTCATCGACGGTGTGATCTTCATCGAAAGAGGTAGAGGCGGTGCAGCCGCTCCTACCGCTTGTGGCTGCAAGAAGCGGTGGTTGTGGTCAGAGTGATAAAACTGGTGCTCAGGCTGCTGCTGTGAAGGAGCCACGCCGGGGAAGTGCCATGTTTCAGAAGGTGATGCGTTGATGAAAGGGtaaccagaagaagaaggatgaggaagaagaactcCAGGGATGCTCTCTATATAGCTCAGCTTTTTTCTTAGCATCACAACATAGCTTAAATCCTCTATGACctttaataataacaatttaatACGTAAATATAtcatcttctatatatacaaagtgtattatatatagagcgagagagagagagtgagaaacCTTGTTAACAGCTCCTAACTGGACAACACCTTCTCGAACAGAAATCAAGGCAATGGTCTGCAAACAATATTCATTTTcatgtaattatatattgaGAGCTATACTTTACTAGTTTCATGTAATGCATATCtttagaagttaaaaaaaaaaaaaaaaaaNGTTGGAGAAACATATACTTTGATACCAGACTGAAACTGAGCTTCCCATGTCCTAGGGTACTgcacaattacataaattttcaaCTAGTATTAGTGATACATTTTTATTTCCTCTAAAACGGTAATAGCATGCACGGGTGTATGTAAAGAAGTGGATAGGTAGGTATATGCATATGCTTACTGAGTCAGCAGAGTTGTGCCAAGCAGATAAAAAGTTAATCTCTTGGTCATTAGGTTCTTTGTAAATCCACTTGTGACTGTGATCTGCAGCTACTTTTCCTATCAACCTGCACAAAATTTCAGAACACTTCAATCATTAGACTATtagtattaaattaattaacaagtaataatttatttagttgacagttaatgattaattaaataCTCCCTCTGcccaaaaatatatgattaaatacTCCTCTCTTGTCCTCAAGACGTTTAAACAGTTATAGATCATAACCTTTGAATTGAGAAAAAGAGGTACTTTGACTCGTAACTTTCTAAAACCACCTTCtttacatatacatacatatagaTAGAAAAATCTAAGTAAGAAAATAGGTGTTGAAAATAGTACCAAAAGACACTGTTAACATACAAAAAAAGTGAAtcacaaaagagagaaagtactatatatataagaaaaacgaAATATTTCGcggaaaaaatattaaataaacttcCTTGTGAACAAATCttttgtggtaaaaaaaaaaaaagtgtgtatTATCCTCACATACCCTTCTCCATAATTGTAGATTTCATGCGACATCTTGAAGAACAACTCAGGCTGAAGCCCTTGATATTGTTGAAAATCACTACTTCCATAAGCGGCCGAGCCGCCACCGCTACACTCACCGGTACTTACTTCCCCGGCAGAAGCTGCAAAGTTGCAAAAACCATCTTCCCAAACCAAGATCCtgccaaaataaaaaacacacatattatTAAATGTTATTCACcacaaatttttataaatacaactTTGTAGAGgtggttttttttatctttaccAGTTTCTTCTGTTTCCTCTCGATCTATCATAAGCTCCTTGACCATCCCATCTACTTGCAAACAACACCAAATGATCATCACATATGCATgatttttaaacaaagattttgttttacaaagtacacttaattatttataatataagcCCCAAGCAAAActcaaagattaaaatatacaaaagaagAATAGAAAAGGATTAGGATAACACGAAAGtcgaaatcttttttttttttctaaacaccaaagttctataaatatatgtattattatatacGTTTGATTTTGAATGAAAAGCTTACTTGGGAGGAGGATAGATTCTGGGCAAGATCCTCCAAAAGACAGCATAAACCCATTGAGAATTCTCATGGATGCATAAGCTTCTTAGTGtgtgttgaagaagatgagtcaCCGCTAATGGATTTAGATGTTCTTCCATTTATTCTAAATTTACAAAGGcctaatatttaattttttattttttcttggtttgggGTTCTCTGTGTAAAGACTTTCTTTAGATAGAAGAAGGTAGCAAACCCTCACTATCTATCCTCCTTTATATAACAAGCNNNNNNNNNNNNNNNNNNNNNNNNNNNNNNNNNNNNNNNNNNNNNNNNNNNNNNNNNNNNNNNNNNNNNNNNNNNNNNNNNNNNNNNNNNNNNNNNNNNNNNNNNNNNNNNNNNNNNNNNNNNNNNNNNNNNNNNNNNNNNNNNNNNNNNNNNNNNNNNNNNNNNNNNNNNNNNNNNNNNNNNNNNNNNNNNNNNNNNNNNNNNNNNNNNNNNNNNNNNNNNNNNNNNNNNNNNNNNNNNNNNNNNNNNNNNNNNNNNNNNNNNNNNNNNNNNNNNNNNNNNNNNNNNNNNNNNNNNNNNNNNNNNNNNNNNNNNNNNNNNNNNNNNNNNNNNNNNNNNNNNNNNNNNNNNNNNNNNNNNNNNNNNNNNNNNNNNNNNNNNNNNNNNNNNNNNNNNNNNNNNNNNNNNNNNNNNNNNNNNNNNNNNNNNNNNNNNNNNNNNNNNNNNNNNNNNNNNNNNNNNNNNNNNNNNNNNNNNNNNNNNNNNNNNNNNNNNNNNNNNNNNNNNNNNNNNNNNNNNNNNNNNNNNNNNNNNNNNNNNNNNNNNNNNNNNNNNNNNNNNNNNNNNNNNNNNNNNNNNNNNNNNNNNNNNNNNNNNNNNNNNNNNNNNNNNNNNNNNNNNNNNNNNNNNNNNNNNNNNNNNNNNNNNNNNNNNNNNNNNNNNNNNNNNNNNNNNNNNNNNNNNNNNNNNNNNNNNNNNNNNNNNNNNNNNNNNNNNNNNNNNNNNNNNNNNNNNNNNNNNNNNNNNNNNNNNNNNNNNNNNNNNNNNNNNNNNNNNNNNNNNNNNNNNNNNNNNNNNNNNNNNNNNNNNNNNNNNNNNNNNNNNNNNNNNNNNNNNNNNNNNNNNNNNNNNNNNNNNNNNNNNNNNNNNNNNNNNNNNNNNNNNNNNNNNNNNNNNNNNNNNNNNNNNNNNNNNNNNNNNNNNNNNNNNNNNNNNNNNNNNNNNNNNNNNNNNNNNNNNNNNNNNNNNNNNNNNNNNNNNNNNNNNNNNNNNNNNNNNNNNNNNNNNNNNNNNNNNNNNNNNNNNNNNNNNNNNNNNNNNNNNNNNNNNNNNNNNNNNNNNNNNNNNNNNNNNNNNNNNNNNNNNNNNNNNNNNNNNNNNNNNNNNNNNNNNNNNNNNNNNNNNNNNNNNNNNNNNNNNNNNNNNNNNNNNNNNNNNNNNNNNNNNNNNNNNNNNNNNNNNNNNNNNNNNNNNNNNNNNNNNNNNNNNNNNNNNNNNNNNNNNNNNNNNNNNNNNNNNNNNNNNNNNNNNNNNNNNNNNNNNNNNNNNNNNNNNNNNNNNNNNNNNNNNNNNNNNNNNNNNNNNNNNNNNNNNNNNNNNNNNNNNNNNNNNNNNNNNNNNNNNNNNNNNNNNNNNNNNNNNNNNNNNNNNNNNNNNNNNNNNNNNNNNNNNNNNNNNNNNNNNNNNNNNNNNNNNNNNNNNNNNNNNNNNNNNNNNNNNNNNNNNNNNNNNNNNNNNNNNNNNNNNNNNNNNNNNNNNNNNNNNNNNNNNNNNNNNNNNNNNNNNNNNNNNNNNNNNNNNNNNNNNNNNNNNNNNNNNNNNNNNNNNNNNNNNNNNNNNNNNNNNNNNNNNNNNNNNNNNNNNNNNNNNNNNNNNNNNNNNNNNNNNNNNNNNNNNNNNNNNNNNNNNNNNNNNNNNNNNNNNNNNNNNNNNNNNNNNNNNNNNNNNNNNNNNNNNNNNNNNNNNNNNNNNNNNNNNNNNNNNNNNNNNNNNNNNNNNNNNNNNNNNNNNNNNNNNNNNNNNNNNNNNNNNNNNNNNNNNNNNNNNNNNNNNNNNNNNNNNNNNNNNNNNNNNNNNNNNNNNNNNNNNNNNNNNNNNNNNNNNNNNNNNNNNNNNNNNNNNNNNNNNNNNNNNNNNNNNNNNNNNNNNNNNNNNNNNNNNNNNNNNNNNNNNNNNNNNNNNNNNNNNNNNNNNNNNNNNNNNNNNNNNNNNNNNNNNNNNNNNNNNNNNNNNNNNNNNNNNNNNNNNNNNNNNNNNNNNNNNNNNNNNNNNNNNNNNNNNNNNNNNNNNNNNNNNNNNNNNNNNNNNNNNNNNNNNNNNNNNNNNNNNNNNNNNNNNNNNNNNNNNNNNNNNNNNNNNNNNNNNNNNNNNNNNNNNNNNNNNNNNNNNNNNNNNNNNNNNNNNNNNNNNNNNNNNNNNNNNNNNNNNNNNNNNNNNNNNNNNNNNNNNNNNNNNNNNNNNNNNNNNNNNNNNNNNNNNNNNNNNNNNNNNNNNNNNNNNNNNNNNNNNNNNNNNNNNNNNNNNNNNNNNNNNNNNNNNNNNNNNNNNNNNNNNNNNNNNNNNNNNNNNNNNNNNNNNNNNNNNNNNNNNNNNNNNNNNNNNNNNNNNNNNNNNNNNNNNNNNNNNNNNNNNNNNNNNNNNNNNNNNNNNNNNNNNNNNNNNNNNNNNNNNNNNNNNNNNNNNNNNNNNNNNNNNNNNNNNNNNNNNNNNNNNNNNNNNNNNNNNNNNNNNNNNNNNNNNNNNNNNNNNNNNNNNNNNNNNNNNNNNNNNNNNNNNNNNNNNNNNNNNNNNNNNNNNNNNNNNNNNNNNNNNNNNNNNNNNNNNNNNNNNNNNNNNNNNNNNNNNNNNNNNNNNNNNNNNNNNNNNNNNNNNNNNNNNNNNNNNNNNNNNNNNNNNNNNNNNNNNNNNNNNNNNNNNNNNNNNNNNNNNNNNNNNNNNNNNNNNNNNNNNNNNNNNNNNNNNNNNNNNNNNNNNNNNNNNNNNNNNNNNNNNNNNNNNNNNNNNNNNNNNNNNNNNNNNNNNNNNNNNNNNNNNNNNNNNNNNNNNNNNNNNNNNNNNNNNNNNNNNNNNNNNNNNNNNNNNNNNNNNNNNNNNNNNNNNNNNNNNNNNNNNNNNNNNNNNNNNNNNNNNNNNNNNNNNNNNNNNNNNNNNNNNNNNNNNNNNNNNNNNNNNNNNNNNNNNNNNNNNNNNNNNNNNNNNNNNNNNNNNNNNNNNNNNNNNNNNNNNNNNNNNNNNNNNNNNNNNNNNNNNNNNNNNNNNNNNNNNNNNNNNNNNNNNNNNNNNNNNNNNNNNNNNNNNNNNNNNNNNNNNNNNNNNNNNNNNNNNNNNNNNNNNNNNNNNNNNNNNNNNNNNNNNNNNNNNNNNNNNNNNNNNNNNNNNNNNNNNNNNNNNNNNNNNNNNNNNNNNNNNNNNNNNNNNNNNNNNNNNNNNNNNNNNNNNNNNNNNNNNNNNNNNNNNNNNNNNNNNNNNNNNNNNNNNNNNNNNNNNNNNNNNNNNNNNNNNNNNNNNNNNNNNNNNNNNNNNNNNNNNNNNNNNNNNNNNNNNNNNNNNNNNNNNNNNNNNNNNNNNNNNNNNNNNNNNNNNNNNNNNNNNNNNNNNNNNNNNNNNNNNNNNNNNNNNNNNNNNNNNNNNNNNNNNNNNNNNNNNNNNNNNNNNNNNNNNNNNNNNNNNNNNNNNNNNNNNNNNNNNNNNNNNNNNNNNNNNNNNNNNNNNNNNNNNNNNNNNNNNNNNNNNNNNNNNNNNNNNNNNNNNNNNNNNNNNNNNNNNNNNNNNNNNNNNNNNNNNNNNNNNNNNNNNNNNNNNNNNNNNNNNNNNNNNNNNNNNNNNNNNNNNNNNNNNNNNNNNNNNNNNNNNNNNNNNNNNNNNNNNNNNNNNNNNNNNNNNNNNNNNNNNNNNNNNNNNNNNNNNNNNNNNNNNNNNNNNNNNNNNNNNNNNNNNNNNNNNNNNNNNNNNNNNNNNNNNNNNNNNNNNNNNNNNNNNNNNNNNNNNNNNNNNNNNNNNNNNNNNNNNNNNNNNNNNNNNNNNNNNNNNNNNNNNNNNNNNNNNNNNNNNNNNNNNNNNNNNNNNNNNNNNNNNNNNNNNNNNNNNNNNNNNNNNNNNNNNNNNNNNNNNNNNNNNNNNNNNNNNNNNNNNNNNNNNNNNNNNNNNNNNNNNNNNNNNNNNNNNNNNNNNNNNNNNNNNNNNNNNNNNNNNNNNNNNNNNNNNNNNNNNNNNNNNNNNNNNNNNNNNNNNNNNNNNNNNNNNNNNNNNNNNNNNNNNNNNNNNNNNNNNNNNNNNNNNNNNNNNNNNNNNNNNNNNNNNNNNNNNNNNNNNNNNNNNNNNNNNNNNNNNNNNNNNNNNNNNNNNNNNNNNNNNNNNNNNNNNNNNNNNNNNNNNNNNNNNNNNNNNNNNNNNNNNNNNNNNNNNNNNNNNNNNNNNNNNNNNNNNNNNNNNNNNNNNNNNNNNNNNNNNNNNNNNNNNNNNNNNNNNNNNNNNNNNNNNNNNNNNNNNNNNNNNNNNNNNNNNNNNNNNNNNNNNNNNNNNNNNNNNNNNNNNNNNNNNNNNNNNNNNNNNNNNNNNNNNNNNNNNNNNNNNNNNNNNNNNNNNNNNNNNNNNNNNNNNNNNNNNNNNNNNNNNNNNNNNNNNNNNNNNNNNNNNNNNNNNNNNNNNNNNNNNNNNNNNNNNNNNNNNNNNNNNNNNNNNNNNNNNNNNNNNNNNNNNNNNNNNNNNNNNNNN is a genomic window containing:
- the LOC104753461 gene encoding transcription factor EMB1444-like codes for the protein MEEHLNPLAVTHLLQHTLRSLCIHENSQWVYAVFWRILPRIYPPPKWDGQGAYDRSRGNRRNWILVWEDGFCNFAASAGEVSTGECSGGGSAAYGSSDFQQYQGLQPELFFKMSHEIYNYGEGLIGKVAADHSHKWIYKEPNDQEINFLSAWHNSADSYPRTWEAQFQSGIKTIALISVREGVVQLGAVNKVIEDLSYVVMLRKKLSYIESIPGVLLPHPSSSGYPFINASPSETWHFPGVAPSQQQPEHQFYHSDHNHRFLQPQAVGAAAPPLPLSMKITPSMSSLEALLSKLPSVVPPATQPGYFPFHHSAKEEMSQEDQNDSFRAERNDLVGEGSNNHNHNNYNSNNDIYNYSNNCNNNNYDRENKIGGFLSED